One part of the Acipenser ruthenus chromosome 55, fAciRut3.2 maternal haplotype, whole genome shotgun sequence genome encodes these proteins:
- the LOC117401655 gene encoding uncharacterized protein LOC117401655 — MSRNSASMKHEEAQRRIELIGKFVKEYEKEKQEIEKLLTELSEIADGLDKVDRDCTIAKTTGSSAGVVGGVLNIVGIGLAPVTFGASLGLSIAGAVTAVAGAVTSGGAQIGKHVKDGKANKRVTEILEIIHTKIIALCKSCKIALPQCNWNIEEADLTSTVKTCLCAAAAAAGLVDDAVVAAADAVIDAAVSLDAAAGVTTNPSDNGAAGGAVAGAAVGASVVNGGRVLASLIDDAAAAASAGRAAAGLLDDAAAVALKSTGRVVGGVASGVFVLWDAVLIGINAKKLQEGSPTERAQEIRKLVETEELELAKLEEVNSDIKNIL, encoded by the coding sequence CATGAAGCATGAAGAGGCCCAACGAAGAATCGAGCTCATTGGGAAGTTTGTCAAGGAGTACGAAAAGGAGAAGCAGGAGATTGAAAAACTCCTCACAGAACTCAGTGAGATTGCTGATGGACTGGACAAGGTGGACAGGGACTGCACCATTGCTAAGACCACAGGGAGCTCTGCTGGTGTAGTTGGTGGGGTCCTGAACATTGTAGGGATAGGCTTGGCTCCTGTTACTTTTGGAGCCTCCCTTGGACTGTCCATTGCAGGGGCTGTTACTGCTGTAGCTGGGGCAGTCACCAGTGGTGGCGCACAAATAGGAAAGCATGTAAAGGATGGCAAGGCTAATAAAAGAGTAACGGAAATACTGGAAATAATTCACACTAAAATCATAGCACTTTGTAAATCGTGCAAAATTGCACTCCCACAATGTAATTGGAATATAGAGGAAGCTGATTTAACAAGCACTGTTAAAACATGTctttgtgctgctgctgctgctgcaggcctGGTTGAtgatgctgttgttgctgctgcagatGCTGTTATTGATGCTGCTGTAAGTCTTGATGCTGCTGCTGGTGTAACCACAAACCCGAGTGATAATGGTGCTGCTGGTGGGGCTGTTGCTGGGGCTGCTGTTGGTGCTTCTGTTGTTAATGGTGGTCGTGTTCTTGCAAGCCTGATTGATGATgcggctgctgctgcttctgctggccGTGCTGCTGCAGGCCTGCttgatgatgctgctgctgtggCGCTCAAAAGCACAGGCAGAGTAGTCGGAGGTGTTGCTTCTGGAGTGTTTGTACTTTGGGATGCCGTGCTCATTGGTATAAATGCCAAAAAACTTCAAGAAGGGAGTCCAACTGAAAGAGCACAAGAGATTCGCAAGCTGGTGGAAACTGAAGAATTAGAACTAGCAAAACTGGAGGAGGTCAATTCTGACATAAAGAACATTTTGTAG